The Serratia rhizosphaerae genome has a segment encoding these proteins:
- the galE gene encoding UDP-glucose 4-epimerase GalE, which yields MAILVTGGAGYIGSHTVLALLERGEEVVVLDNLSNSSEESLHRVEQLTGKTAVFYQGDILDEQCLKRIFDAHQITSVIHFAGLKAVGESTRKPLEYYQNNVAGTLVLLQAMRDAGVHQFIFSSSATVYGTPEHTPLVETSRVGGTTNPYGTSKLMVEQILQDFAAAEPQFAITALRYFNPVGAHESGMIGEDPNGIPNNLLPYIAQVAIGKLEKLSVFGDDYPTADGTGVRDYIHVMDLAEGHLKAIDHITEGFTVYNLGTGKGYSVLEMVAAFEDASGRKVSYQIVPRRPGDIAECWSDPALAAEKLDWRAKRNLNEMMHDAWNWQKNNPQGYKK from the coding sequence ATGGCGATTTTGGTTACCGGCGGTGCAGGTTATATCGGTTCGCACACGGTTTTGGCACTGCTTGAGCGCGGGGAAGAGGTTGTTGTTCTGGACAATCTGTCCAATTCTTCAGAAGAATCCTTACATCGTGTCGAACAACTGACCGGCAAGACCGCCGTGTTCTATCAAGGCGATATTCTTGATGAGCAGTGCCTCAAGCGTATCTTCGATGCCCATCAAATCACCTCCGTTATCCATTTCGCCGGTCTGAAGGCCGTCGGTGAGTCGACGCGTAAACCGTTGGAATATTATCAAAACAACGTGGCCGGAACCCTGGTACTGCTGCAGGCGATGCGTGACGCCGGCGTACACCAGTTTATTTTCAGCTCTTCGGCGACGGTGTACGGCACACCCGAACACACCCCTCTGGTCGAAACCTCTCGGGTGGGCGGTACAACCAACCCATACGGCACGTCGAAACTGATGGTTGAACAGATCCTGCAAGATTTCGCCGCTGCGGAACCCCAGTTTGCGATCACGGCATTGCGCTATTTCAACCCAGTCGGCGCCCACGAGTCTGGCATGATTGGCGAAGATCCTAATGGGATCCCTAATAACCTTTTACCTTATATTGCTCAGGTTGCGATTGGTAAGTTGGAGAAACTGTCTGTTTTTGGTGATGACTACCCTACCGCAGACGGAACCGGCGTCCGTGATTATATCCATGTTATGGATCTGGCCGAAGGGCACCTCAAAGCTATTGACCATATTACTGAAGGGTTCACCGTATATAATTTAGGGACGGGAAAAGGCTATTCCGTGTTGGAAATGGTTGCCGCATTTGAAGATGCATCAGGACGAAAAGTGTCTTACCAGATTGTCCCTCGCCGCCCTGGCGATATTGCCGAGTGTTGGTCCGATCCTGCTCTGGCTGCTGAAAAGTTAGACTGGCGGGCGAAACGCAATCTTAATGAGATGATGCATGACGCCTGGAACTGGCAAAAAAATAATCCTCAGGGTTATAAAAAATAA
- a CDS encoding TolC family outer membrane protein, with product MSAPAHALGILDAYALALEKDPTYQAALKEKQAGDENEKIGRAGLLPQVSLSYQNAPRNWQTQKYQQSDILGRVSDVTKRQQYRSYAGSVTLTQALFDYEAYARYKAGIAQTLVSDERYRGKLFDLAVRVITAYVEVAYAKDQIALAVAQKTAYQEQLALNDRLLAAGEGTVTDLSETQARYSLAVAQEIEARDALDSAQRDLEVIIGVPLEQLDGLQILKPGKFNVVPLSPSKFEDWQKLALKNNPELAASRHGVDAAKYDVERNRAGFMPQVQLYASHSENDSSSDNTINQKYRTDSIGLRVSMSLYSGGGVAASTRQAAARYGQAMYEMDAQVGTTLNDLRKQFNQCISSRAKLAAYELAVKSATTQVEATRKSVLAGQRVNVDVLNAEQQLYSAQRDLASAKYTYIKSWISLLSDSGTFDEKDIKRIAQYFTYQS from the coding sequence ATGTCTGCGCCGGCCCATGCATTGGGAATACTGGACGCCTATGCGTTAGCACTTGAGAAAGATCCGACCTATCAGGCGGCGTTGAAGGAGAAGCAGGCCGGAGATGAGAATGAAAAGATCGGTCGGGCAGGGCTGCTGCCTCAGGTTTCACTGAGTTATCAAAATGCACCGCGTAACTGGCAGACGCAAAAGTATCAGCAGTCGGATATTTTGGGTCGGGTTTCTGATGTCACCAAGCGGCAGCAGTACCGCAGTTATGCTGGCTCGGTCACCCTGACGCAGGCATTATTCGACTATGAAGCCTATGCACGTTATAAGGCGGGCATTGCGCAGACCTTGGTGTCGGATGAACGCTATCGCGGCAAGCTGTTCGATTTAGCGGTCAGGGTCATCACGGCGTACGTGGAAGTGGCGTACGCCAAGGATCAGATTGCGTTGGCGGTGGCGCAGAAAACCGCCTATCAAGAACAGCTGGCGCTCAACGATCGCCTGCTTGCCGCCGGCGAGGGCACGGTAACCGACCTGTCTGAAACCCAGGCGCGTTACAGCCTGGCGGTGGCGCAGGAGATCGAAGCGCGCGATGCGCTGGACTCCGCCCAGCGGGATTTAGAAGTGATCATCGGCGTACCGCTGGAGCAACTGGACGGGCTGCAGATTCTCAAGCCCGGTAAGTTCAATGTGGTTCCCCTGAGCCCGTCAAAGTTTGAAGACTGGCAGAAGCTGGCGCTGAAAAATAATCCTGAGCTGGCGGCATCGCGTCATGGGGTCGATGCGGCCAAGTATGACGTAGAGCGCAACCGCGCCGGCTTTATGCCGCAGGTGCAGCTGTACGCATCGCACTCGGAAAATGACTCCAGCAGCGATAACACCATTAACCAAAAATACCGTACTGACAGTATCGGCCTGCGTGTCAGCATGTCGCTCTACTCCGGCGGCGGGGTAGCGGCATCGACGCGTCAGGCGGCAGCGCGCTATGGCCAGGCGATGTATGAGATGGATGCGCAGGTGGGCACGACGCTTAACGATTTGCGTAAGCAATTCAATCAGTGTATCAGCAGCCGAGCGAAGCTGGCAGCCTATGAACTGGCGGTGAAATCGGCCACCACCCAGGTTGAAGCCACGCGTAAAAGCGTACTGGCCGGGCAGCGCGTCAACGTTGACGTCCTGAACGCCGAACAACAGCTGTACTCCGCCCAGCGTGATCTCGCGTCAGCAAAATATACCTACATCAAGTCCTGGATTTCGCTGTTGAGTGATTCCGGGACCTTTGATGAGAAAGATATCAAGCGCATTGCGCAATACTTTACCTACCAATCCTAA
- a CDS encoding glycosyltransferase family 4 protein: MKIVLIGTTANCVVGFRADMIKSLHQQGHTVYALALNYDATTRAQVKALGATPVDYRFSRTGLNPIRDIIDTIALSKLLKKLNPDLVFSYFSKPCIFGTLAASLAGVKKRYAMLEGLGYLFTEKPEGVSLKVKLLKKIQIALYRFAFPKLDALIVLNPDDRRDLMEKSGVKVKKVHVLGGIGLNLADYPFSAPPVDPVSFIFIARLLVEKGVYEYVSAAKKVKQRYPDVQFYMLGAVDTHNPGSLTEQHLAQLIKDDVINYPGHVNDVPSWIAKASVFVLPSYREGLPRSTQEAMAMGRAVLSSDVPGCRETVVQGVNGFLVERWSSDALVEKMISFIENPQKIIDMGQASYQIAQDNFDAEKVNSRLLEILDLR; the protein is encoded by the coding sequence ATGAAAATCGTATTGATAGGCACCACAGCAAACTGCGTTGTCGGCTTTCGCGCCGATATGATCAAGTCTCTTCATCAGCAGGGGCATACGGTGTATGCATTAGCCCTGAATTATGATGCAACCACGCGCGCTCAGGTTAAAGCGTTAGGTGCAACCCCGGTAGATTATCGTTTCAGCCGAACCGGGTTAAACCCGATACGTGATATTATCGACACCATTGCGCTGAGCAAACTCCTTAAAAAGCTCAATCCCGACCTTGTCTTTTCCTATTTTTCCAAGCCTTGCATCTTCGGTACGCTGGCGGCATCGCTGGCCGGCGTCAAAAAACGCTATGCGATGCTTGAAGGGTTAGGTTATCTGTTTACCGAGAAACCGGAGGGCGTTAGCCTGAAGGTAAAACTGCTTAAGAAAATCCAGATTGCGCTGTACCGCTTTGCCTTTCCTAAACTTGACGCATTGATCGTTTTAAATCCGGACGACCGCCGTGATTTGATGGAAAAGTCTGGCGTTAAAGTTAAAAAGGTACATGTTTTAGGCGGGATCGGATTAAATCTGGCTGACTATCCTTTCTCTGCGCCGCCCGTAGACCCCGTATCCTTTATCTTTATTGCCCGCCTGCTGGTCGAAAAAGGCGTTTATGAATATGTATCCGCAGCGAAAAAAGTAAAACAGCGTTACCCTGACGTTCAGTTCTATATGTTAGGTGCGGTGGACACGCATAACCCTGGCAGCCTCACGGAACAGCACCTGGCCCAGTTGATTAAAGACGACGTGATTAATTATCCAGGTCATGTCAATGATGTTCCCTCATGGATCGCCAAAGCCAGCGTATTCGTACTGCCCTCTTACCGTGAAGGGTTACCACGCAGTACGCAAGAAGCAATGGCAATGGGACGCGCCGTACTCAGCAGCGATGTACCCGGCTGTCGCGAAACGGTGGTGCAAGGCGTGAACGGCTTTTTAGTCGAGCGCTGGTCCTCTGATGCTTTGGTGGAGAAGATGATTAGCTTTATCGAAAACCCACAAAAGATTATTGACATGGGCCAGGCCAGCTACCAGATCGCACAAGACAATTTTGATGCCGAGAAGGTCAACTCGCGTTTGCTGGAAATCCTGGATTTACGCTAG
- a CDS encoding oligosaccharide flippase family protein — MSRIASNTFWLMLAQIGGLFIPLIELPVLARALGQQSYGQVLYALGIALTASVFVEFGFNFSAARSLVKIKDQPQQIAQLVTNVLTAKLFLSLVVSVAVALLMFSGVGATAIPSHWLLWISLFILAFGFTPLWYYVGIERLIFPALLDLALRSTGLLLTVILVAAPQHAQRVLTIQATVGIINTLVPTLLMIRKTGLAPVSFFGAKQVLQESWELFLYKGAQSIMGSIASTLLGLLGGARAVGAFVPAEKLVRAASGLAAPVLNAAFPHLVKVQSDSRHAAKKIVGLTLLALAAMTLIFALLTVWLAPWVVNIVFGPGYQDAIELLRILVWIVPLRICSMALAILWFIPIGKERVASRVMMVNIMIICLLAFLLVPSLGGLGMTIAFLSAEITMFVLLMTFFYK, encoded by the coding sequence ATGTCACGCATCGCAAGTAATACGTTCTGGCTAATGCTGGCGCAAATCGGGGGATTGTTTATTCCCCTGATTGAACTGCCCGTGTTAGCCCGGGCGCTGGGTCAACAAAGCTATGGCCAGGTGCTTTATGCCTTGGGTATCGCCTTGACCGCCTCCGTGTTCGTTGAGTTCGGCTTCAATTTCAGCGCAGCCCGCAGCCTGGTAAAAATAAAGGATCAACCACAGCAAATAGCACAGTTGGTGACCAATGTGCTCACCGCCAAGCTATTTCTCAGCCTGGTAGTCAGTGTTGCCGTCGCCCTGCTGATGTTTTCAGGCGTTGGGGCAACCGCCATACCTTCCCACTGGCTCCTGTGGATCTCGCTTTTTATCTTGGCCTTCGGCTTCACGCCTCTTTGGTATTATGTTGGCATTGAAAGGCTGATATTCCCGGCGCTGCTCGACCTGGCTTTACGCAGTACCGGGCTCCTGCTGACCGTCATCCTGGTTGCAGCCCCACAACACGCGCAGCGCGTGTTAACCATTCAGGCAACCGTTGGGATCATTAATACATTAGTACCGACGCTATTAATGATTCGCAAAACAGGCCTTGCCCCCGTGAGTTTCTTCGGGGCAAAACAGGTGCTACAGGAAAGCTGGGAGCTTTTCCTTTATAAAGGTGCGCAAAGCATCATGGGCTCGATAGCCTCTACCTTGCTGGGGTTGTTAGGCGGAGCCCGCGCCGTCGGTGCTTTCGTGCCGGCTGAAAAACTCGTACGGGCCGCCAGCGGCCTGGCGGCGCCGGTGCTGAATGCTGCATTTCCCCATCTGGTCAAGGTTCAGTCGGACTCCAGACATGCAGCCAAAAAAATTGTTGGTCTGACACTTTTAGCCTTAGCGGCGATGACGCTGATTTTTGCCTTATTAACCGTCTGGCTGGCACCTTGGGTGGTGAATATCGTCTTTGGTCCGGGCTACCAGGATGCGATTGAACTGTTAAGAATTCTGGTTTGGATTGTTCCGCTACGGATCTGCAGCATGGCGCTCGCCATTCTCTGGTTTATCCCTATAGGCAAGGAACGTGTTGCAAGCCGAGTCATGATGGTGAATATCATGATTATCTGCCTGCTGGCCTTCCTGTTAGTCCCGTCTCTCGGCGGGCTGGGAATGACGATCGCGTTCCTGAGCGCAGAAATCACCATGTTCGTGCTGTTAATGACATTTTTTTATAAATAA
- a CDS encoding O-antigen ligase family protein, whose protein sequence is MRSISSFFTLFFIALAMLGTVKVYIGGNLNWLILLLLLGVATVTSLASSQNSLKELLRTRLSVLKHYKWMLGGWVLFITGIFIAALMNDGTGLYTVVKYLLFVFVILSLLLISPLTPALLEKALNVSLIVSLVPLLVFAVLRQTDYMLVLGDGRMGWLASWPGVIWKAGAYAWPFIAWRCLKKTSWRNLLLAFCAILVMALDGSRTSMLWMALVWCALAVIALFAKIPGKGIKGHIALLVITLFSFTVLQPTLLGWVWGKYDPLIVELMTEKKDVNDPASNEPDAEDANDSTAEIIMDNLGDTVKKALSAPKEDATADRLIKGDNATRLEMIQTGWHKAVATFPWGGGFGSTRVADNDVTSVIHMTYVQLLADEGVLSFTGYLLIILIPLFAGLKFVFAGRETFIERFELMLAPLSVLALFAMMGCFHPLSNELTEWGVVLVAITLVMTHVTHRK, encoded by the coding sequence GTGCGCTCAATTTCCAGTTTTTTTACTTTATTTTTCATTGCATTAGCAATGTTAGGTACTGTTAAAGTCTACATCGGCGGCAATCTTAATTGGCTAATTCTGTTATTACTACTAGGTGTTGCTACGGTAACATCATTAGCAAGTTCTCAGAATTCCCTCAAGGAATTACTAAGAACACGCTTGAGCGTCCTGAAGCACTATAAATGGATGCTGGGTGGCTGGGTACTGTTTATCACAGGTATCTTTATTGCCGCCTTAATGAACGACGGCACGGGTTTATATACCGTAGTAAAATATCTGCTGTTCGTGTTCGTTATCTTGTCACTGTTGCTGATCTCACCGCTGACGCCAGCGCTGCTGGAAAAGGCGCTGAATGTTTCGCTGATTGTCTCTCTCGTCCCGCTGTTGGTTTTCGCCGTATTGCGACAGACGGACTATATGTTGGTACTTGGCGATGGCCGTATGGGATGGTTAGCCAGCTGGCCGGGCGTGATCTGGAAAGCCGGCGCTTACGCATGGCCTTTCATTGCCTGGCGTTGCCTGAAGAAAACCAGCTGGCGCAACCTGTTGTTAGCCTTTTGCGCGATTTTGGTTATGGCGCTCGACGGTAGCCGTACATCCATGCTTTGGATGGCGTTAGTCTGGTGCGCGCTGGCGGTGATTGCCCTGTTCGCCAAGATCCCAGGCAAAGGCATTAAAGGCCATATCGCCCTTCTGGTTATCACCCTCTTTTCATTCACCGTACTGCAGCCAACGCTGCTGGGCTGGGTATGGGGTAAATATGACCCGCTTATCGTTGAATTAATGACCGAGAAGAAGGATGTCAATGACCCGGCGTCCAATGAGCCAGACGCTGAAGACGCCAACGACAGCACGGCTGAAATCATCATGGATAACCTGGGTGATACAGTAAAAAAAGCACTCTCGGCGCCAAAAGAAGATGCAACGGCGGATCGCCTGATCAAAGGCGACAACGCAACCCGTTTAGAGATGATTCAGACCGGGTGGCATAAAGCGGTTGCGACGTTCCCGTGGGGCGGGGGCTTCGGCTCAACGCGGGTGGCCGATAACGATGTCACCAGCGTGATACATATGACTTATGTACAACTCCTGGCGGATGAAGGTGTACTTTCCTTTACCGGCTACCTGTTGATCATTCTGATTCCGCTATTTGCCGGCCTAAAATTTGTTTTCGCAGGTCGTGAAACGTTTATCGAGCGCTTTGAACTGATGCTCGCCCCCCTCTCTGTCCTGGCCTTGTTTGCCATGATGGGATGTTTCCACCCATTGAGTAATGAACTCACAGAATGGGGTGTCGTACTGGTCGCCATTACGCTGGTGATGACTCATGTCACGCATCGCAAGTAA
- a CDS encoding HlyD family type I secretion periplasmic adaptor subunit: MSTQISDAGRASNGLLPLDERRYTRMGWLVILVGVVGFLAWAALAPLDKGVASSGSVIVSGNRKTVQAPASGIIKNILVSEGEKVKAGQVLVKLSQTQVQAQVDSLRDQYYTTLASVGRLLAERDGHENVTFSPILKAVQKEPRVAEILALQQQLFTSRRQGLKSEIDGYKQSMDGIRFQLKGSKDSLANKRIQLSTLREQMNSMKSLAADGYLPRNRYLEIQRQFAEVNGGIDETLGRIGQLEKQLLESQQKIDQRLADYQREVRTQLAQSQMDTSEYRNKLQMANFDLGNTEITAPVTGTVVGLNIFTQGGVVAAGDHLLDVVPSQATLVVDARLKVDLIDKVYNGLPVDLMFTAFNQNKTPKIPGTVTLISADRLVDKANGEPYYQMRATVTPEGMKLLNTEEIRPGMPVEVFVKTGSRSLLSYLFKPILDRAHTSLTEE; encoded by the coding sequence ATGTCTACGCAAATTAGTGATGCAGGGAGAGCGAGTAACGGCCTGCTTCCCCTGGATGAACGGCGCTACACCCGTATGGGGTGGCTGGTCATTCTGGTTGGGGTGGTGGGTTTTTTAGCCTGGGCAGCGTTGGCGCCGCTGGATAAAGGGGTGGCGTCTTCCGGTTCGGTGATTGTGTCCGGCAACCGTAAAACGGTACAGGCGCCGGCCAGCGGCATCATCAAAAATATTCTGGTGAGCGAAGGCGAGAAGGTCAAGGCCGGCCAGGTGCTGGTGAAACTCAGCCAGACGCAGGTACAGGCGCAGGTGGATTCCTTGCGCGATCAATATTACACCACCCTGGCGTCGGTAGGGCGACTGCTGGCCGAACGGGATGGCCATGAGAACGTCACCTTCTCCCCGATACTGAAGGCGGTGCAAAAAGAGCCGCGAGTGGCGGAGATTCTGGCATTGCAGCAGCAGCTGTTTACCTCCCGTCGTCAGGGCTTGAAAAGCGAAATTGATGGTTATAAGCAGTCTATGGACGGCATCCGCTTCCAACTGAAAGGCTCGAAGGATTCTCTGGCCAATAAAAGAATTCAGCTGTCCACTCTGCGCGAACAGATGAACAGCATGAAGTCGCTGGCGGCCGACGGCTATTTGCCGCGCAACCGCTATCTGGAAATTCAACGCCAGTTTGCTGAAGTGAACGGCGGTATTGATGAAACGCTGGGGCGCATCGGCCAGTTGGAAAAACAGCTGCTGGAGTCGCAACAAAAGATTGACCAGCGTCTGGCTGACTATCAGCGGGAAGTCAGGACACAGCTGGCGCAGTCACAGATGGATACCAGCGAATACCGCAACAAACTGCAAATGGCGAACTTCGATCTGGGCAACACAGAGATCACCGCCCCGGTCACGGGCACGGTTGTGGGGCTGAATATCTTTACTCAGGGCGGCGTCGTGGCAGCGGGCGATCATCTGCTGGACGTGGTGCCAAGTCAGGCGACGCTGGTTGTTGATGCCCGACTGAAAGTGGATCTGATCGATAAAGTCTATAACGGCCTGCCGGTTGACCTGATGTTCACGGCATTTAATCAAAATAAAACGCCGAAAATCCCCGGCACGGTGACGCTGATTTCCGCAGACCGTCTGGTGGATAAAGCCAATGGCGAACCTTACTACCAGATGCGGGCAACGGTGACGCCGGAAGGCATGAAGCTGCTGAACACCGAAGAGATCAGGCCAGGCATGCCGGTAGAAGTGTTTGTGAAAACGGGTTCTCGCTCTCTGTTGAGCTATCTGTTCAAACCGATTTTGGATCGCGCTCATACTTCATTGACTGAGGAATAA
- a CDS encoding glycosyltransferase family 2 protein, whose amino-acid sequence MSQFNLSVVITTYNRPELVQRAVASVAQQRRDDFNIEIIVVDDASPCPLPQFMETDIVTYQMPVNGGPGPARMQGLSLAHAMWVLMLDDDDTLEPDAVSHLMPHLTDPVLQQYPVMQFARTNGKLCGDDRVIHFDDYLSGQITGDFAPIFNRAVFLHTQLGYPNNRAGGEHILWWRLAMDYGIPTFSKILVTLYDDAQERLTHFSSQVKKAADHQQLAEITLTEFGVQLQTAYPTEYQRVCLARITYSMLNNQCRSARSYLTTAPLGGKMKSALWLITWLPQPLIKKLFLFYRQRQG is encoded by the coding sequence TTGAGTCAGTTTAATCTGAGCGTAGTCATTACGACGTATAATCGTCCGGAACTTGTCCAACGTGCGGTAGCCTCTGTCGCTCAGCAACGCCGCGACGATTTCAACATTGAAATCATTGTTGTTGATGATGCATCGCCGTGCCCCCTGCCCCAATTTATGGAAACGGACATTGTCACCTACCAAATGCCGGTGAATGGCGGCCCAGGGCCAGCGCGTATGCAAGGACTCAGCCTGGCTCATGCTATGTGGGTCTTAATGCTTGATGATGACGATACATTAGAGCCGGATGCGGTTTCCCATTTGATGCCCCACTTGACCGATCCTGTATTGCAGCAGTACCCGGTTATGCAATTTGCTCGCACAAACGGCAAGCTTTGCGGCGATGACCGCGTCATCCATTTTGATGACTATCTGAGCGGGCAAATTACCGGGGACTTTGCGCCGATCTTTAATCGTGCCGTTTTCCTGCATACACAGCTTGGTTATCCCAACAACCGGGCCGGTGGAGAACACATTCTCTGGTGGCGATTGGCAATGGATTACGGCATCCCTACATTCTCCAAAATTTTGGTAACGCTCTATGATGATGCCCAGGAGCGCCTGACCCACTTCTCTTCGCAGGTCAAGAAAGCCGCTGACCATCAACAGCTCGCAGAAATAACGCTGACCGAATTTGGCGTTCAGTTGCAGACGGCCTATCCAACGGAGTATCAACGGGTATGCTTGGCCAGAATTACCTATAGCATGCTCAATAACCAGTGCCGTTCCGCGCGCAGCTACCTAACAACGGCACCGTTGGGAGGAAAAATGAAATCGGCGCTCTGGTTAATCACCTGGCTGCCACAGCCATTGATTAAAAAGCTATTTTTGTTTTATCGCCAACGGCAAGGATGA
- a CDS encoding glycosyltransferase yields the protein MRIDYVITGLDIGGAEFQVVALLERLVQRGHQVRLISMTPPRAFSERLASAGIPVHSLDMTSGLQLPQALWRLKTILRQSPPDILHGHMVHANIIARLARLFIPGLNVISTAHNTREGGKLRDWAYRLTNPLSHLNTTISAAATRRFTEEKVFPIHNTQTIFNGIDTEKFHANDAPTPPAKPFRWLAVGRLMEQKDYPTMLAAFGLLPDSRLLIAGQGPLLPQLQDQVSQLGLKDRVEFLGVRHDVDELYRHVDGFVLSSEWEGYGLVVAEAMASKLPVVVTDSGGPGEIVGNDGSAGLLVPIKDPQALANALAAIEAMPLASRYDMGCKAREKIQKNFSLNQIVTQWENIYTELNKNNK from the coding sequence ATGCGTATAGACTACGTAATTACCGGTTTGGACATCGGCGGCGCAGAATTCCAGGTGGTCGCCCTGCTCGAGCGTCTGGTCCAGCGCGGGCACCAGGTCAGACTGATTTCGATGACGCCGCCGCGTGCCTTTAGCGAGCGCCTTGCATCCGCTGGCATTCCCGTTCATTCGCTGGATATGACCTCCGGATTACAGCTGCCGCAGGCGCTATGGCGACTGAAAACAATACTGCGCCAGTCACCGCCGGACATCCTGCACGGTCATATGGTTCATGCAAATATCATTGCGCGTTTAGCCCGTTTATTTATTCCCGGGCTTAATGTTATCAGCACCGCCCATAACACCCGGGAAGGCGGCAAACTGCGCGACTGGGCCTATCGGCTGACTAACCCGCTCAGCCATTTGAATACCACCATCAGTGCAGCGGCGACTCGCCGATTTACGGAGGAAAAAGTCTTTCCGATTCACAATACCCAGACTATTTTTAACGGTATTGATACGGAAAAGTTTCACGCCAATGATGCGCCCACCCCGCCAGCAAAACCGTTCCGCTGGCTGGCCGTTGGCAGATTGATGGAACAGAAAGATTACCCTACCATGCTCGCGGCGTTTGGCCTTTTGCCTGACAGCCGGTTACTTATTGCAGGACAAGGGCCTTTACTGCCCCAGTTGCAAGACCAGGTCAGCCAATTAGGTTTGAAAGATCGCGTAGAATTCTTGGGGGTGCGTCATGATGTTGATGAGTTGTACCGGCACGTCGACGGTTTTGTCCTGTCTTCCGAGTGGGAGGGCTACGGGCTGGTCGTTGCCGAAGCCATGGCGTCGAAACTGCCCGTAGTGGTGACTGACAGCGGCGGTCCGGGAGAGATCGTGGGTAACGATGGCTCCGCGGGCCTCCTTGTTCCTATTAAAGATCCCCAGGCGCTGGCCAATGCTTTAGCAGCGATTGAAGCAATGCCGCTTGCCAGCCGCTATGATATGGGTTGCAAGGCGAGAGAAAAAATTCAAAAAAATTTCTCTCTCAACCAGATAGTGACCCAATGGGAAAATATTTACACAGAATTAAACAAAAATAATAAATAA